The following coding sequences lie in one Tachysurus fulvidraco isolate hzauxx_2018 chromosome 19, HZAU_PFXX_2.0, whole genome shotgun sequence genomic window:
- the LOC113645634 gene encoding olfactory receptor 1-like has translation MGGSTLFSLFRVLLIVFHRGFHQTGPDMTLTPPLLSANVTFVRPSTFYINGFSNIQHTKYYYIFLCTVYAVTILGNSFIMCTIYLTRALHTAKYIAVFNLALSDLGGSSALIPKLIDTFLFGNQVISYEDCLANMFFVLIFMTSQSLTLLVMAYDRVVAICFPLRYNAIVTKAAMTLLIVITWIISIMIIALLVALITRLSFCRSTVINSYFCDHGPIYVLACNDNIINRVMAVLSFALLACLPLMLISVSYICIGIALLNISHGFERKKAMKTCTSHLILVALFYLPFFGTNVAALTSSITVNDRIINSTLTQTIPPMLNPIIYTLKTEEVMHAVKVLYKRVKAAVMCGVTSGQVVHPRVGQEKIVV, from the exons atggGTGGATCCACCCTTTTCAGTTTGTTCAGAG taCTTCTTATTGTTTTCCACAGGGGATTTCACCAAACAGGACCTGACATGACTCTTACGCCACCTTTACTCTCTGCAAATGTGACATTTGTTCGTCCTTCCACTTTCTATATCAATGGATTTTCCAATATTCAACACACAAAGTATTACTATATATTTCTCTGTACTGTCTATGCAGTGACAATTTTAGGGAATTCTTTTATAATGTGTACCATTTATCTAACACGTGCCCTCCATACGGCAAAGTACATTGCTGTGTTTAACCTGGCTCTGTCTGATTTAGGTGGCAGCTCTGCTCTTATTCCAAAGCTTATTGATACCTTTCTGTTTGGGAATCAAGTCATATCATATGAAGACTGTCTGGCAAACATGTTTTTTGTCTTAATCTTCATGACCTCACAATCTCTTACTCTGCTTGTTATGGCCTATGACAGGGTAGTTGCTATATGTTTTCCTTTAAGGTATAATGCTATTGTTACCAAAGCAGCAATGACTTTACTTATTGTTATTACCTGGATTATCTCTATAATGATTATCGCTCTACTTGTAGCTCTGATAACCAGGCTGTCCTTCTGTAGATCTACAGTCATCAACAGCTACTTCTGTGATCATGGTCCAATCTATGTATTAGCTTGCAATGACAACATTATAAATCGTGTCATGGCTGTACTCTCTTTTGCTTTGCTGGCTTGTCTTCCATTGATGTTAATCTCTGTCTCATATATTTGTATTGGCATTGCCTTGCTGAATATCTCACATGGTTTTGAGCGGAAAAAAGCCATGAAAACCTGTACGTCCCACCTTATTTTAGTGGCTTTATTTTATCTGCCATTTTTTGGCACCAATGTGGCAGCTCTTACATCGTCTATAACTGTCAATGATCGGATAATCAATTCTACTCTGACACAGACTATTCCACCCATGTTAAACCCCATTATATATACGTTAAAGACAGAGGAGGTCATGCATGCTGttaaagtgctgtacaaacgGGTCAAAGCAGCAGTGATGTGTGGTGTGACCAGTGGACAGGTAGTTCACCCTCGGGTAGGGCAGGAAAAAATAGTTGTTTAA